In Zingiber officinale cultivar Zhangliang chromosome 11B, Zo_v1.1, whole genome shotgun sequence, a single window of DNA contains:
- the LOC122034207 gene encoding SWI/SNF complex subunit SWI3D-like, with product METKGGNDRASLGSAEASAPNSTAAPAPARPPPPETLTEAPRRRTGGNKRKASGSASSSSAPTKRPAKERSLLHHVLPVHNGPCTRARQSPLKHATAAGNRPQQLASKSSLASDAGGKGALSAAGSIKAEEEVVHEQLVDKEFEAIRSRGAKVHAVPTPAGWFSWKMVHPVEKHTLPSFFDGKSENRTPEVYMEIRNSIMKKFHSDPEILIELKDFSELSVGDIDARQEVFKFLDHWGLINFHPFPPAKSEAIIADAYDEDKTSSLVDKLYQFETIQSLPQIASKYESLLPKPQSLLPESSLGDDLVRRVGVDYHCNSCSADCSRKRYHCQTQADFDLCTDCFNDGKFGSGMARADFILMESAEFPGLNGGSWTDQETLLLLEALELFGENWNEIAEHVATKTKSQCILHFLQMPIEDSFIENDDVADDNYLDSNDHITENKEPTAKSTSEVVEADKKETNESSREDTVGVETSKLDAFETVDEPMTSKPDSLVDGNTCNAKNFHEGETNFAIDALKAAFQAVGYFPEQGLGSFAEAGNPVMALAAFLSSIVEPDAVLTSCRSSLGAMSEDMPGVQLATRHCFILEDPPKDCKDPLTTVSSVAEAINKESNTDERKMQSLDATNKSKDEDVASVSIENEKSLLLQDSSTTHTDEKAAQEASPSKKAPSPVQNSVDQSLPTEKSLSANVNDVADTALTVTSMPSASKETEDLASKEQIAKGQESSDSMLVDEKLNSVDNSNDLASTDMIPQQTDSSKGAENTDTSIVLEGHEQMQTGASTNGTKEKADDCERNEASNVEKNFNPTEIEDGHNLDRLKRAALTALSAASVKAKLLAKLEEDEVRRLISLIIDKQLHKLETKLSLFSDIESVVLRMREQTEKARHRLMFERSQIIAARLGVPPSSLRANQASLPANRLAMGYGTSGPRPFNMATQKQPPPLSRQ from the exons ATGGAGACGAAAGGCGGCAACGACCGTGCATCCCTGGGCAGCGCAGAGGCATCTGCACCCAACTCAACGGCTGCGCCGGCGCCTGCTCGGCCACCCCCTCCGGAAACCCTAACCGAAGCTCCACGGAGGAGGACTGGCGGAAACAAGAGAAAAGCCTCGGGTtcagcctcctcctcctccgcaccCACGAAGCGCCCGGCCAAGGAGAGGAGTCTCCTCCATCACGTCTTGCCCGTGCATAACGGCCCTTGTACTAGAGCCCGGCAATCACCCCTCAAGCACGCGACCGCCGCCGGAAATAGGCCTCAACAGCTTGCCTCGAAGTCCTCGTTGGCGTCGGATGCTGGGGGTAAGGGCGCTTTATCTGCTGCTGGTTCGATTAAAGCGGAGGAGGAGGTAGTTCATGAGCAACTCGTGGATAAGGAGTTCGAAGCCATTCGATCAAGAGGTGCCAAGGTTCATGCTGTTCCTACTCCTGCTG GATGGTTCTCATGGAAGATGGTTCATCCTGTGGAGAAGCATACCCTGCCTTCTTTTTTCGATGGCAAGTCCGAGAACAGGACGCCTGAAGTTTACATGGAGATTAGGAATTCTATCATGAAGAAATTTCATTCTGATCCAGAAATACTGATTGAACTCAAAGATTTTTCTGAGCTCTCTGTCGGAGATATTGATGCGAGGCAAGAGGTCTTCAAGTTCTTGGACCACTGGGGTCTGATAAATTTCCATCCTTTCCCACCAGCTAAATCTGAAGCTATCATAGCTGATGCCTATGATGAAGATAAAACATCGTCTTTGGTTGATAAGTTGTATCAATTTGAAACAATTCAGTCATTGCCCCAGATTGCTTCTAAATATGAATCCTTGCTACCTAAGCCACAATCTTTGCTTCCAGAATCTAGCCTAGGTGATGATTTGGTTAGGCGAGTTGGTGTTGATTACCATTGCAACTCTTGCTCAGCTGATTGCTCTAGAAAGCGTTACCATTGCCAAACGCAG GCAGATTTTGATTTGTGCACTGATTGCTTTAATGATGGTAAGTTTGGATCTGGCATGGCACGAGCTGATTTTATTCTGATGGAATCAGCAGAGTTTCCTGGGTTGAATGGTGGAAGTTGGACAGATCAAGAAACATTACTTCTATTAGAAGCCTTAGAGCTTTTCGGGGAGAACTGGAATGAGATTGCGGAACATGTTGCTACCAAAACCAAATCCCAATGCATCTTACATTTTCTTCAAATGCCCATTGAGGATTCTTTCATAGAAAATGATGATGTTGCTGATGATAATTACCTAGATAGCAACGATCACATTACAGAAAATAAAGAACCAACAGCCAAAAGTACTTCTGAGGTGGTGGAAGCAGACAAGAAAGAAACAAATGAATCCTCTCGTGAAGATACTGTTGGAGTTGAAACCAGTAAACTAGATGCTTTTGAGACAGTAGATGAACCTATGACTTCCAAACCAGATTCTCTGGTGGATGGAAATACTTGTAATGCTAAAAATTTCCATGAAGGTGAGACCAACTTTGCCATTGATGCACTGAAGGCTGCATTTCAGGCTGTAGGATATTTTCCTGAACAAGGATTGGGTTCATTTGCAGAAGCTGGAAACCCAGTGATGGCACTT GCAGCATTCTTATCTAGCATTGTTGAACCTGATGCTGTTCTAACCTCTTGCCGCAGTTCTCTTGGAGCCATGTCAGAAGACATGCCTGGTGTTCAGCTTGCTACTAGGCATTGTTTTATCCTTGAAGATCCACCAAAAGACTGCAAGGACCCACTTACCACTGTGAG TTCTGTTGCCGAAGCCATCAACAAGGAGTCTAACACGGATGAAAGGAAAATGCAAAGTTTAGATGCCACTAACAAATCCAAAGATGAGGATGTAGCTTCAGTTTCCATCGAGAATGAGAAATCCCTTTTGTTGCAAGATTCCTCAACAACACACACTGATGAAAAAGCAGCACAGGAGGCTTCTCCTTCAAAGAAAGCACCAAGCCCTGTCCAGAACTCTGTTGACCAGTCTTTGCCTACAGAGAAATCTTTATCTGCTAATGTGAATGATGTAGCAGATACTGCTTTGACTGTAACCTCAATGCCAAGTGCTTCCAAAGAAACTGAAGATTTGGCTTCTAAAGAACAAATTGCAAAAGGTCAGGAGAGTAGTGATTCTATGTTAGTGGATGAGAAACTAAATAGTGTTGACAATTCAAATGATTTAGCTTCAACCGACATGATACCTCAGCAAACAGATTCATCCAAAGGCGCAGAAAATACAGATACTTCAATTGTATTGGAAGGACATGAGCAGATGCAAACAGGGGCTTCAACTAATGGAACCAAAGAAAAAGCAG ATGATTGCGAAAGGAACGAGGCAAGCAATGTGGAGAAAAATTTCAACCCAACTGAAATTGAAGATGGCCACAACTTAGATAGATTAAAACGTGCTGCACTTACTGCACTCTCAGCTGCTTCTGTTAAGGCTAAGCTTCTTGCCAAgctggaagaagatgaagtgcgGAGACTTATCTCATTAATCATTGATAAGCAG CTGCACAAGTTGGAGACAAAATTGTCACTTTTCTCTGACATTGAAAGTGTGGTGTTGCGGATGAGAGAACAAACAGAGAAGGCAAGACACAGACTAATGTTTGAGCGTTCTCAAATTATTGCGGCTAGACTTGGTGTGCCCCCTTCCTCTCTCAGAGCAAACCAGGCTTCCCTACCAGCGAATCGTTTGGCCATGGGATATGGTACCTCTGGCCCAAGACCTTTTAACATGGCAACCCAGAAGC
- the LOC122034531 gene encoding uncharacterized protein LOC122034531 codes for MKQAAAAAGRYKLWALAAILLLALWSVLTGTVTIKRFSRRPSDDDLGGPDFDDLDVLEMEERQKVVRRMWDVYRSSSRLPKFWQRAFEAAYQELAGDDSRDAAVTEIARLSMRMADIHPPPQPTKNPEQEIKHKDGDGLPKSKPS; via the exons GGCCCTCGCTGCCATCCTCCTCCTAGCCCTCTGGTCTGTGCTCACCGGCACCGTGACCATCAAACGCTTCTCCCGCCGCCCCTCCGACGACGACCTCGGCGGCCCCGATTTCGACGACCTCGACGTCCTG GAGATGGAAGAGAGACAGAAGGTGGTGCGCCGCATGTGGGACGTTTACCGCAGCTCCAGCCGCCTCCCCAAGTTCTGGCAGCGGGCCTTCGAGGCGGCCTACCAGGAGCTCGCCGGCGATGACTCCAGGGACGCAGCCGTCACAGAAATCGCCAGGCTGTCCATGCGGATGGCCGACATCCATCCCCCTCCACAGCCCACCAAG AATCCTGAACAGGAGATTAAACACAAGGACGGAGATGGCCTGCCGAAATCCAAACCATCATAG